The Eleutherodactylus coqui strain aEleCoq1 chromosome 6, aEleCoq1.hap1, whole genome shotgun sequence genome window below encodes:
- the ERFL gene encoding ETS domain-containing transcription factor ERF-like: MDCSCVSDILLTPSMPALWTPGFAFPDWAYKPESSPGSRQIQLWHFILELLQKEEYHDVIAWQGDYGEFVIKDPDEVARLWGIRKCKPHMNYDKLSRALRYYYNKRILHKTKGKRFTYKFNFSKVVLVNYPLLDMANSSLLLGQNPFPGAHSHDPFTPEALQSLFSTTGRPPLLDRPLSTPETEKLRLEAAFPFLSSGSAYTKPPTMLPPYNRNTPFPDYTWGFNPYLSSTFPLTGSKLPTSLYPPQFYPSSLSQLPPPVSLIPGESMDRSTTILPTIPQRLCATLNSHPLPLRGSGELVGAGAVRRDRVEQPEGKPEPESDSDLEITDVSDCSSEAEGCGYSPPCPGSSVGRRGQTEDKRPKAAATKISQEKPVAQQS, translated from the exons ATGGATTGCAGCTGCGTGTCTGATATTCTACTGACTCCTTCTATGCCTGCTCTTTGGACTCCAG GGTTTGCCTTTCCTGACTGGGCTTATAAGCCGGAGTCCAGCCCGGGCTCCAGACAAATCCAGCTCTGGCACTTTATTCTAGAACTTCTTCAGAAAGAGGAATATCATGATGTCATTGCCTGGCAAGGAGACTATGGAGAGTTTGTTATCAAGGACCCTGATGAAGTGGCTCGGTTATGGGGTATACGTAAATGCAAACCTCACATGAACTATGACAAATTGAGTCGAGCACTTAG ATATTATTACAACAAGAGAATTCTGCACAAGACTAAGGGAAAGCGCTTTACTTACAAGTTCAACTTTAGTAAAGTTGTTCTTGTCAACTATCCTTTACTGGACATGGCCAACTCTTCACTCCTTCTTGGACAGAACCCCTTTCCTGGGGCACATTCACATGACCCCTTCACTCCTGAG GCTTTGCAGTCTCTCTTTTCTACTACTGGTCGGCCTCCATTACTAGATCGTCCTCTTTCTACTCCAGAGACAGAAAAGCTTCGCCTTGAAGCTGCTTTTCCTTTCCTGAGCTCAG GTTCCGCTTACACCAAGCCTCCAACTATGTTGCCCCCCTACAATCGAAACACCCCATTTCCTGATTACACCTGGGGGTTCAACCCTTACCTATCCAGTACTTTCCCCTTAACTGGCTCGAAGTTACCCACCTCCCTATATCCACCGCAGTTTTATCCGAGTTCTCTCTCCCAACTCCCTCCTCCTGTCTCCCTAATTCCAGGGGAGTCAATGGACAGGTCTACCACCATCTTACCAACTATACCACAAAGGCTGTGTGCAACCCTTAATTCTCACCCACTGCCcctgagaggaagtggagagctAGTTGGCGCAGGGGCAGTGAGAAGAGACAGAGTAGAGCAGCCTGAAGGGAAACCAGAGCCAGAATCCGACTCAGACCTGGAAATTACAGATGTGAGCGACTGCAGTTCAGAGGCAGAGGGGTGCGGGTATAGTCCACCTTGTCCGGGATCTTCAGTAGGAAGAAGAGGTCAAACAGAAGACAAACGACCAAAAGCAGCAGCCACCAAAATATCCCAAGAAAAACCAGTTGCTCAACAAAGCTAG